The proteins below are encoded in one region of Pelotomaculum schinkii:
- a CDS encoding ABC transporter permease subunit has protein sequence MIANKQNTSEKILTIGTVVVILVIWFVATTFIWVDPKLVPSPQSVWTALVDIIQNGYKNYTLLQHIGASIQRLVIAFLVATVIAAPLGLTSGYNAKVRAIFELVIEFYRPLPPLAYYTILVLWLGIENKSKIALLFLACFAPIYISCVSAVIKIKEDYINSAYTVGANKWQVFIHVIFPACLPDMFTGLRTALGVGYTTLVSAEMVAARSGMGWMVLDASRFLRSDIIFLGIIIMGITGILLDKSIQVIEHKVVPWKGKE, from the coding sequence ATTATCGCAAATAAGCAAAATACTTCTGAAAAAATACTAACCATTGGGACAGTAGTTGTTATTTTAGTTATATGGTTTGTAGCAACAACATTTATATGGGTTGATCCCAAATTAGTGCCATCACCACAATCGGTATGGACTGCTTTAGTTGATATTATACAAAACGGGTATAAGAATTATACATTACTGCAGCATATAGGAGCAAGTATACAAAGGCTTGTTATTGCTTTCCTTGTGGCTACTGTCATTGCAGCACCTTTAGGACTTACAAGTGGTTATAATGCAAAAGTACGAGCTATATTTGAACTGGTAATAGAATTTTATAGGCCACTTCCGCCACTAGCCTACTACACAATTTTGGTTTTATGGTTGGGAATTGAAAATAAATCTAAGATTGCGCTTTTATTTTTAGCTTGTTTTGCACCCATATACATTTCCTGCGTGTCCGCAGTGATAAAAATAAAAGAAGATTACATCAATAGCGCATATACAGTAGGCGCCAACAAGTGGCAAGTATTTATTCACGTAATATTCCCCGCATGTTTACCGGATATGTTTACAGGATTAAGAACGGCTTTAGGCGTTGGTTATACCACTCTGGTATCGGCTGAAATGGTTGCAGCAAGGTCCGGTATGGGTTGGATGGTATTAGATGCAAGCCGTTTTTTAAGAAGTGACATTATCTTTTTAGGAATTATCATAATGGGTATTACTGGTATTTTATTGGATAAAAGTATACAAGTTATTGAACACAAGGTTGTTCCCTGGAAAGGGAAAGAATAA